The following proteins are co-located in the Podarcis raffonei isolate rPodRaf1 chromosome 5, rPodRaf1.pri, whole genome shotgun sequence genome:
- the LOC128414603 gene encoding uncharacterized protein LOC128414603 produces MNVSMTETQANKSDLIQTLVVVKGSLYLANFIFITALNILIIKTVRQNSKMVKEVRYFLLCHHLLCCSLFCCSGMVSNAIQTFKVQQFWIWITFGVQTAVAEAVLVTLALMAINTCLAVCWPLRYLAFVHLVKRKAIACVWVGTILKSACLIIVERTEGDPRYIYEAELSCPTILGSDFAKITGSIFILLLAAVMVTAYFLLWREGKFSGHFNCSNKKARKTVIIHGVQMSFHILPSLIFTAIGKGSEHVLIKFGAFVVFILAQSFSPVVYGLRNKELLDKICVRRERNQYSNYLVKYNNYPPQLQMVEGSANGWTISQCSAKALSSQH; encoded by the coding sequence ATGAATGTGTCCATGACTGAAACTCaagcaaacaaatcagatttAATACAAACGCTAGTGGTTGTAAAGGGAAGCCTTTATTTGGCTAACTTCATATTCATAACTGCATTGAATATATTAATAATCAAGACTGTGAGACAGAACTCTAAAATGGTGAAGGAAGTGAGATACTTCCTCCTATGCCATCATCTTCTCTGTTGCTCTTTATTCTGTTGCTCTGGCATGGTGTCCAACGCGATACAAACATTTAAAGTGCAACAATTCTGGATCTGGATCACCTTTGGAGTACAAACAGCAGTTGCAGAAGCAGTGCTGGTAACGCTGGCTTTGATGGCAATTAACACTTGCTTAGCAGTTTGCTGGCCTTTGAGATACCTGGCCTTTGTACACTTGGTGAAACGCAAAGCTATAGCTTGTGTTTGGGTCGGAACAATCCTCAAATCTGCATGCTTGATCATTGTGGAACGTACAGAAGGAGATCCGAGGTACATATATGAAGCAGAGCTCTCTTGCCCAACTATCCTGGGTAGTGATTTTGCCAAAATAACCGGAAGTATTTTCATTTTGCTTCTTGCAGCCGTCATGGTAACTGCTTATTTTCTCCTGTGGAGAGAAGGAAAGTTCAGCGGTCATTTTAACTGTTCAAATAAGAAGGCCAGAAAAACAGTCATTATTCATGGTGTACAAATGAGCTTCCATATTCTTCCATCCTTAATCTTTACAGCCATCGGAAAAGGATCAGAACATGTTCTGATAAAATTTGGAGCTTTTGTTGTTTTCATACTTGCACAAAGCTTCAGCCCTGTGGTTTATGGGCTGCGGAACAAAGAACTTCTGGACAAGATATGTGTCAGACGAGAAAGAAATCAATACAGTAACTACTTGGTAAAGTACAACAATTACCCACCCCAACTTCAGATGGTAGAAGGTTCAGCAAATGGGTGGACCATTTCTCAGTGTAGTGCAAAAGCACTTTCAAGTCAGCATTAG